Genomic segment of Paenibacillus macerans:
TATATTGTGGCTACCCTGCATTCGTTTACGAGTCAGCCTTATTGCGATTTGCCGGAATGCTTTGTGGGCTGGATGATGCGCAAAAAACCGGGTTCCGGCGAGATTTTCGAGCCTTCGACAGTGGTGAACAAAATCGACGTCGCCGCCGATACGCAGATTGCCATTCCCGTCATCCTGGATTTAGTAGAGCGGACGGTGATCTGGACGGATTTATCGTTAACCAGATATTGATCACGGTTATGCCTGGAGGAACATATTCGCGACGAAAAACCGGATGGCTGTGGGAATGAGTATGATTTGATTTATTTTATTGGAACCTGTAAAGGCTGTTTTTCGGCTTTAAAGTAAGTGTTGCTTGTTCTATCCAGCATATTAAATTCGAGAAGGATGGCCCCGGCCCAATTTAATCGCCTTTAAGTAAGCATACGTGAAATCGTATCTACATAAGGCGATAGTTGGTCGAAAATATATTCCTGCCCGTAACATCAACAATAGCGATCAAAGTGACGAATTTTCACAGGACGATGAGGCGTTTTTTCTAGCAATTTCCGCCTATACCCCTAGTAGACGATTCTGGAAATAACGTTAGCATGATGGCAAGTGAAGACTTGAAAAAACGGCAAAATTAGTCTATTGAAATCCCGGGTGACAACATAAAGGAAAAAAAGGGCGCTATTTCAGCCGATGTCCCTCATGTTGCGTGAAATAGAGGAATTTTATGGCGCTATTTTCACAATTTAGTGGCGAAAGACCGCCTTTCGACCTGTTCATCGAAAAATAAGACCCAATAATTCCCCTATTGTGCGGAATAGGCTCAGATTCGGAAAATAAGACCCCAAAGTCCCTCTATTTTATGGGGACGATGCTGAGCAGGAGCCGCTGAACTTCCTTTTGCATTGCGGTTTCAAGCATCGGTTCAAACTGCCTGTCTCCAGGAGTCATGTATTGCCGAAACTGGATAAGAAAATCGAAAATGGTGCCTAATCTAATTGTCTACCGCTTCGTCGGGCCTCTAAAGGCAAATGGCTTCCGCTTTGAATGGAGTCGCGGCTATCTTGGCCAATCGCGGGCCGCTGCTCCTTGACTTGCTTCAATGCGGCGACAATCAGAAAGCTGATGATGACGAGCAGAAGCCAGGAACTGATCTTGCCGACATGGACAAGATGCCAGGCGTCGGATTGATTCGGGTATTTCCACGCGCTAAAGAAGGTGGCGACATTCTCCGCAATCCAAATAAAGAAGCCGATCAGCACGAAGGCGAGGGCTAGCGGCATCCGGTAGCGATGGCGCCCAACCTCATAGGTCACCCAGGTTCGCCAAAATACGATCAGCACCAACGCGGACAACCACCAGCGAACGTCGATCCAATAATGGTGGGTGAAGAAATTCAGATAGATGGAAGCGGCGAGCGGGATGACCAGCCAGAGCGGCGGAAAGCGAACCAGTTCAACCTTCAGACGCCGCCAGGCCTGACACAAGTAGCTGGCCACGCTGGCATACATAAATCCGCTGTAGAGGGGGACCCCGTTCACCTTCGTCCAGCCTTCTTCCGGGTAAGACCAGGACCCCATGTGAACCTTGAACATTTCCAGAGCCAAACCGATCAGGTGGAAGACGGTGATCACCTTCAGTTCGTCGCGGGTTTCAAGTCCGGCACGCAGCATCCATACTTGCATGGTTAGGCAGATGATCAGCAGCCAATCGTAACGGTGCAGCCAGGGAAGAGGGATGAACTGGGTCAGAGCCAGCGAAGCAAAGATGGCCACGGGAAATACGCAGGACAAAGCTTGCTGCCAGCCGAAGCGAACCAACTGCTGCAGGGCATGCCATAAGCGGTTTTTCATAAGTGTCTCCCCCATCTATCCATTTGATCCTTGAGTCTCTTCATCATTTCTGTATTCCAAAATATCTCCAGGCTGACAATCCAAAGCCTTGCAAATCGCCTCTAACGTGGAAAATCGAATCGCTTTGGCTTTCCCATTTTTCAATACGGAAAGATTCGCCATCGTGATGCCGACCTTCTCCGAAAGTTCCGTGACGCTCATTTTCCTTTTCGCCAGCATCACGTCAATATTGATGATCACGGCCACGTTATTCACCTCAGATCGTTAAGTCGTTCTCCGATTTTATGTCGATGGCATTTCTTAATAGCTTTTGAAGCACAGCCGCAAAGACGGCGATCACGATGGACGCAAAAGCAATGACCAATCCGAGCGCGGCGAGCCCCGGGGCGTCGTCTTTCTCCGCGATGATATAAAGAACCGGCAGAATTGCCGCATACAAGATGCTGATGGCGATTGCACAATTTTTAATATTTTTTAAAGCCGTCACCGACGATTCCGAGAAAGCGGTGTTCTTGTCGATATAACTTAAAAGCTTCAACGTCTGATGCAGCGCAAAGAAAAACGGAATCGCCGCTCCATACATACCAATTAGAATAGGCAAGTAAATCATCGCGGGGTAATATTCGATCAATTCATTGACGATCCCGGGCACCCCAAACAGACACAAAGCCAATACCACAATGCCCATCAGGAAAACAACACCCTTTAAGAACAGCGTTGAACCTTGTTCACGTTTCATCAAAAACACCTCACGTAGTTAATGTCGACTTAAACTTAACATGTAATTTATCGTCTTACAATAAATTTTTATCAATTTATATGATATAAATATCGTTTGGCGTGGGCTGGACGACCGTCCCCTCTATATTGTCTTGGTGGTTATAGCTCTAAAGGGGATTGGATTAGTTGATTTTAATCTAAGTTTAATAACAAAACGCGATCATAGGCAGCCCAAGGGTTTGCTCCCCCCTTGGTAAGTGTTGGGTTCAAAAATATATGTTATGGTTTTCGTGGGGCCCCAATCCCACTTATAAGGAGGACATTATGAACTTCCATAACGAACTCAAGACAAGTCGGATTGGCAAAAAATTGTTGGGTGCCGGTCTTTGCCTTTCGATCATCTTTTCCGGGAGCGTGGCGTTTACGAGCCAACCTGCCCAAGCCGCGGCGGCTTCGTCCAACACATCCATTGCGGATCATATTGCCGCCACCGGCGAACAATTTATGGGCGTTCCTTATCGCTTCGGTGCCAAATCGGGAAGAACCGATGCGTTTGATTGTTCCTCTTTTGTTCAATATGTGTACAAGCAAAACGGCATCAATCTTCCGCGTTCGTCGCGACAACAGGCGACGGTAGGCACCCCGGTGTCCAAAGATCAATTGCAGCCGGGCGATTTGGTCTTCTCGGATACGAATCGGGACGGCGTTATTAATCACGTAAGTATTTACATCGGGAACGGCCAATTGCTGCACACGTATCGGGTTGGCATCGGCGTCACGATTTCCGACTTCGCGGGCAGCGCCTGGGATCGGACGTTTGTGACGGCTCGCCGTGTGCTTCCCGACAATGGATAAGAACACTAAGAAACCAAACAAAGCAAAACAGAGCAGAGCTTCTTGGACTCTGCTTTGTTTTGCTTGACAGAATAAATCATTTTATGCAATGTTACTGATGTCGAATAGACTAAAAGAACGCGAAAAGCGAGAAAAGGTGAACCCTCTGAAAGCGAACCGGATGGAAGCGTTTAGCGATGGCGTGCTGGCGATTATCATTACAATTATCTGGTTCTTGCCGGATAAGCGAATCGAACATGCCCTGAGAAGCCGCTAAGAAAAGCTCTTCGATTGTCGTGTGCAGGCAGGTTTGGCTATAGGAAATTATAGGAAATCTTCCAAGATCGCTCTTAACCCGTCCGGATCCTTTATCATGGGGAGATGTCCGGTTTCCAGGCTGCGAACCGATTGCGGGGAAAGGTTTGAGATCATTTGATCCTGCAAGGACGGACTGAGTTCTTTATCCTGGGTTAGCTTCACATATAGTTTTGGTACATCCGGAACGGACACGTGGATTCGATCAGTATATACGCGTACGGCCTCGGGGGTAAATCCTCGGGCGATTTCCGCGGCTTGA
This window contains:
- a CDS encoding DUF2975 domain-containing protein; this encodes MKREQGSTLFLKGVVFLMGIVVLALCLFGVPGIVNELIEYYPAMIYLPILIGMYGAAIPFFFALHQTLKLLSYIDKNTAFSESSVTALKNIKNCAIAISILYAAILPVLYIIAEKDDAPGLAALGLVIAFASIVIAVFAAVLQKLLRNAIDIKSENDLTI
- a CDS encoding helix-turn-helix domain-containing protein, with the protein product MAVIINIDVMLAKRKMSVTELSEKVGITMANLSVLKNGKAKAIRFSTLEAICKALDCQPGDILEYRNDEETQGSNG
- a CDS encoding C40 family peptidase; this translates as MNFHNELKTSRIGKKLLGAGLCLSIIFSGSVAFTSQPAQAAAASSNTSIADHIAATGEQFMGVPYRFGAKSGRTDAFDCSSFVQYVYKQNGINLPRSSRQQATVGTPVSKDQLQPGDLVFSDTNRDGVINHVSIYIGNGQLLHTYRVGIGVTISDFAGSAWDRTFVTARRVLPDNG
- a CDS encoding DUF817 domain-containing protein, encoding MKNRLWHALQQLVRFGWQQALSCVFPVAIFASLALTQFIPLPWLHRYDWLLIICLTMQVWMLRAGLETRDELKVITVFHLIGLALEMFKVHMGSWSYPEEGWTKVNGVPLYSGFMYASVASYLCQAWRRLKVELVRFPPLWLVIPLAASIYLNFFTHHYWIDVRWWLSALVLIVFWRTWVTYEVGRHRYRMPLALAFVLIGFFIWIAENVATFFSAWKYPNQSDAWHLVHVGKISSWLLLVIISFLIVAALKQVKEQRPAIGQDSRDSIQSGSHLPLEARRSGRQLD